The following proteins come from a genomic window of Miscanthus floridulus cultivar M001 chromosome 2, ASM1932011v1, whole genome shotgun sequence:
- the LOC136520979 gene encoding uncharacterized protein isoform X3 translates to MQNRWCYPIERCLKTVRQKCGNKGQIEASIAESFIREEVSNFTTLYYSEKLPSMHNPPPRYNEDKNESTHSLFKGQRGRSSGAAKKRVTNEEWCKIMLYVLTNLDKVNKYQGEFFDQYWHLSGPPSDHERETLLQHGWPDFITWFQRKVMGPTRRCQSTYSRPRDTPPAEDMEAEMLERDDDVPLPMVGEDAGP, encoded by the exons atgcagaaccgttggtgctatccaatcgagagatgtctaaagactgttcgtcagaaatgtggaaacaaaggaCAGATTGAGGCTTCCATAGCAGAGTCATTCATtcgtgaggaggtgtcaaacttcacaacattgtACTATAGTGAGAAGCTTCCTAGCATGCATaacccaccccctcgttacaacgagGACAAAAATGAATCAACCCACAGCCTATTCAAAGGGCAACGCGGGAGATCAAGTGGAGCGGCCAAAAAGAGGGTGACCAATGAAGAGTGGtgcaagatcatgctctacgtgttgacTAACCTTGACAAAGTCAACAAGTATCaggg GGAATTTTTTGATCAATACTGGCATCTTTCAGggccaccttctgaccatgaacgagagacccttcttcaacatggttggcctgatttcattacatggttccaaagaaAG gtcatggggcccactaggaggtGTCAGTCGACTTACTCGAGACCGAGGGACACGCCACCGGCTGAGGACATGGAGGCGGAGATGTTAGAGAG GGATGACGACGTCCCTCTGCCCATGGTGGGCGAGGATGCGGGTCCATAG
- the LOC136520979 gene encoding uncharacterized protein isoform X1, translated as MQNRWCYPIERCLKTVRQKCGNKGQIEASIAESFIREEVSNFTTLYYSEKLPSMHNPPPRYNEDKNESTHSLFKGQRGRSSGAAKKRVTNEEWCKIMLYVLTNLDKVNKYQGEFFDQYWHLSGPPSDHERETLLQHGWPDFITWFQRKCQSDLSISVELRQVARGFDYKVSSFNAYDVNGYHFHTTSYEKSQPNPRTTNTGVLTPRVVTPGEEQEDYYGTVEEIYELEFHGEKAPKPVIFKCQWFDPAVSKKSPKFGIVETRHDSFYLGDDVYIVAQQARQVYYCPYACKTDPRLQGWYIVHKVSPHGKCPPPNDDDYNLNPPTHDGEFYQQDEGLPGMLEIDLTREIEMEVDEEWVVDEEATDEVHDPRDLKMLDGLVLDNDNDEDEAVDDLEALDSDDDTYRPDNPDHEEY; from the exons atgcagaaccgttggtgctatccaatcgagagatgtctaaagactgttcgtcagaaatgtggaaacaaaggaCAGATTGAGGCTTCCATAGCAGAGTCATTCATtcgtgaggaggtgtcaaacttcacaacattgtACTATAGTGAGAAGCTTCCTAGCATGCATaacccaccccctcgttacaacgagGACAAAAATGAATCAACCCACAGCCTATTCAAAGGGCAACGCGGGAGATCAAGTGGAGCGGCCAAAAAGAGGGTGACCAATGAAGAGTGGtgcaagatcatgctctacgtgttgacTAACCTTGACAAAGTCAACAAGTATCaggg GGAATTTTTTGATCAATACTGGCATCTTTCAGggccaccttctgaccatgaacgagagacccttcttcaacatggttggcctgatttcattacatggttccaaagaaAG TGCCAAAGTGATTTGTCTATAAGTGTCGAATTACGACAAGTGGCCAGaggctttgactataaggtctcatcatttaacgcttatgacgtgaatggatatcactttcacacaacaagctacgagaagAGTCAGCCCAATCCAAGGACCACCAATACCGGAGTACTTACGCCCAGAGTAGTTACGCCCGGCGAGGAGCAGGAGGACTATTATggcacagttgaagaaatatacgagctcgaattccatggtgaaaaagcacctaagccagtcatattcaaatgccagtggtttgatCCTGCAGTATCGAAAAAGTCTCCTAAATTTGGGATAGTCGAAACTAGACATGATTCCTTCTATctaggagatgatgtctatattgtggctcaacaagccaggcaagtttattattgtccatatgcttgcaaaaccgacccacgtcttcagggttggtatattgtgcataaggtatcaccacatggtaaatgtcctcccccaaacgatgatgattacaacttgaacccacccacgcatgacggggagttctatcaacaagacgaggggctaccagggatgcttgagatagacttaaccagagagattgaaatggaagtagatgaggaatgggttgttgacgaggaagctacagatgaggtgcatgatccgagagacttgaaaatgcttgacggacttgtacttgacaatgataacgatgaggatgaggctgttgatgatttggaggctcttgatagtgatgacgatacctatcgtccagataatcccgatcatgaagaatattag
- the LOC136520979 gene encoding uncharacterized protein isoform X2 has product MDNREWMYMGRPSQAQITREWMDKTEKFLDHVFKAAKEARDTFCPCSQCENKKRKTREVKVQHFCKYGFMPNYTRWVSHGEAYRPREEAVRRRLEAFDGDGGVPGWLGDYEDATFAERPTEDEQEDEEEEPEPSAKAFFAMLDSAQKVLHEKTTVSQLDAIGRLLGLKSQHNMTQACFDAMMAIIGGLLPEGHHLPSSLYESTRLLQALKMPYEQIHCCPKGCVLFREEHKDAKYCPKCKSSRYVEVDKGDGKKEQNEDIPMKVLRHLPIIPRLQRLFMSKESAKQMTWHKNGVRYNPDKMVHPADGEAWKSFNGNHRGKDEEAYNVRVALAMDGFNPYEMISAPYTCWPVFAIPLNLPPGPYFNGKTYS; this is encoded by the coding sequence atggataaccgtgagtggatgtacatgggacgcccaagtcaggctcaaatcacccgtgaatggatggataagaccgAGAAATTCTTGGACCATGTATTTAAGGCAGCTAAGGAAGCGAGAGACACGTTCTGTCCCTGCAGCCAatgtgaaaacaagaaaagaaaaacaagggaaGTCAAGGTGCAGCAtttttgcaagtatggatttatgccaaactatacccggtgggtgtccCATGGTGAAGCCTATCGTCCTAGAGAGGAGGCCGTGAGACGACGCTTGGAGGCATTTGACGGTGATGGCGGGGTaccaggatggttaggtgactatgaGGATGCGACGTTTGCTGAAAGGCCTAcggaggacgagcaggaggatgaggaggaggagccagagccaagcgcTAAGGCGTTCTTTGCCATGTTGGATTCGGCACAGAAGGTCCTACATGAGAAGAcaacggtttctcaactggatgccattggccgCCTACTAGGGTTGAAGTCCCAGCACAACATGACTCAAGCCTGCTTCGATGCTATGATGGCAATTATTGGGgggctgcttccggagggtcatcaTCTGCCGAGCAGCTTGTACGAGTCAACGAGACTCCTTCAGgcactgaagatgccgtatgagcagatacattgttgtccgaaggggtgcgtcctatttagggaagaacacaaggatgcaaagtactgtccaaagtgtaaatcctctaggtatgtggaggtagacaaaggtgatggaaagaaggagcagaatgaggacatccccatgaaagtcctaagaCACCTTCCaatcataccgaggctccaacggctattcatgtccAAGgagtccgcaaaacagatgacatggcacaagaatggtgttcgatacaatcctgacaagatggtacatccagcagatggtgaagcatggaaaagctttaatggcaaccatcgtggcaaagatgaagaggcctataatgtacgtgttgcgctagcaatggatgggttcaatccttatgaaaTGAtatcggccccatacacttgttggcccgtgttcgctattcccctcaatctcccccccgggccctacttcaacggcaaaacatattcttga